DNA from Verrucomicrobiia bacterium:
ACGTTCCCGACGTTGACTCGGCGACAAACCTGTTCTGGACCAACCATGATGATCTCGTGTTCCCCTGGGAGAAAAGCGGCTGGCTGCATCTATATGCCGTCCCCGTGCGAGGCGGGGCGGCCCGCGCACTCACAGTGGGAAATTTCGAGGTCACACACGTCGTCTTCAGCCAGGACCGCAAACGCCTGGTCTATTCGTCCACCCAGGATGACACCGACAGGTTGCATATCTGGGCGGTCGATGCCGAGCACGGTTCGGCGGTGCGCACCGCCCAGAGCCACGCCATCGAAGACTATCCGCAGATCGGCGCCGACGGCGCTCTTTTCGCATTGCAGAGCGACGGCAACCAACCGCTGCATCCGGTCGCGTTGAGCGCGGAAGGGCAATGGCGGCGGCTCGCTCCGGAAGCCATCGCGTCCTCCTTCCCGAGTTCCAAGCTCGTCATGCCCCAGGCCGTGACCTTTCCGGCGAAGGATGGCCAGGAAACGCACGCGCAACTGTTCCTGCCACACGAAACTACCTCCAAGCCGCACCCGGCGATTTTGTTCTTCCACGGCGGCCCTCAAAGACAGATGTTTCTGGGGTTCAATACCAACCGTTCGTATAGCTGGATATACGCATTTAATCAGCACCTCGTCGCCGAGGGCTACATCGTGCTGTCGGTCAACTATCGCGGCGGTACCGGCTATGGCCTTGACTACAGAGAGGCCGACGACCTCGGCCCCGGCGGCAGCAGCGAGCTCAATGACCTGTTCGGCGCTATCACCTATTTGCGAGGCCGACAGGACGTCGACACCCATAGATTAGGCATTTGGGGGCCAAGCTATGGGGGACTCATGACGGCCCTCGGTCTCGCGCGCGCCTCAGATGCATTCGCGGCCGGTGTCGATTATGCAGGCATACATAACTGGTCGACGTTCCT
Protein-coding regions in this window:
- a CDS encoding prolyl oligopeptidase family serine peptidase, whose translation is MNKSVCRVMVSVAGLAVLGMTATLAGAQTHPAAFTLNDVMQAPFASDMLAAPTGTAVAWVFNAKGCSNIWVADPHGAKARQITRYTEDDGFDIGELAWSPDTKSIAFTRGQSLVDETPANVNDSPEGPVPKEVWLVATAGGVPHKVGAGNFPSFSPDGSRLLFVDKKRILTVAASGDGDAQPLLIDQGTVDSLTWAPNGKRLAFVSHRGSHSLIAVYDFVDQTIVWLSPSLDYDSSPAFSPDGAQIAFVHVPAQKTPPAFFSQRSGRPWSIWTADVKTGQGRRVWIADAGPGSVFHPTRSATNDVPDVDSATNLFWTNHDDLVFPWEKSGWLHLYAVPVRGGAARALTVGNFEVTHVVFSQDRKRLVYSSTQDDTDRLHIWAVDAEHGSAVRTAQSHAIEDYPQIGADGALFALQSDGNQPLHPVALSAEGQWRRLAPEAIASSFPSSKLVMPQAVTFPAKDGQETHAQLFLPHETTSKPHPAILFFHGGPQRQMFLGFNTNRSYSWIYAFNQHLVAEGYIVLSVNYRGGTGYGLDYREADDLGPGGSSELNDLFGAITYLRGRQDVDTHRLGIWGPSYGGLMTALGLARASDAFAAGVDYAGIHNWSTFL